Part of the Triplophysa rosa linkage group LG21, Trosa_1v2, whole genome shotgun sequence genome is shown below.
acaacagaaaatgtaatgggtttaatggttataatgggaattgtactatggatacttgttgtctacttgtatgtgatggattctattggtgggatggtaaatcctattggaataaaacccNNNNNNNNNNNNNNNNNNNNNNNNNNNNNNNNNNNNNNNNNNNNNNNNNNNNNNNNNNNNNNNNNNNNNNNNNNNNNNNNNNNNNNNNNNNNNNNNNNNNNNNNNNNNNNNNNNNNNNNNNNNNNNNNNNNNNNNNNNNNNNNNNNNNNNNNNNNNNNNNNNNNNNNNNNNNNNNNNNNNNNNNNNNNNNNNNNNNNNNNNNNNNNNNNNNNNNNNNNNNNNNNNNNNNNNNNNNNNNNNNNNNNNNNNNNNNNNNNNNNNNNNNNNNNNNNNNNNNNNNNNNNNNNNNNNNNNNNNNNNNNNNNNNNNNNNNNNNNNNNNNNNNNNNNNNNNNNNNNNNNNNNNNNNNNNNNNNNNNNNNNNNNNNNNNNNNNNNNNNNNNNNNNNNNNNNNNNNNNNNNNNNNNNNNNNNNNNNNNNNNNNNNNNNNNNNNNNNNNNNNNNNNNNNNNNNNNNNNNNNNNNNNNNNNNNNNNNNNNNNNNNNNNNNNNNNNNNNNNNNNNNNNNNNNNNNNNNNNNNNNNNNNNNNNNNNNNNNNNNNNNNNNNNNNNNNNNNNNNNNNNNNNNNNNNNNNNNNNNNNNNNNNNNNNNNNNNNNNNNNNNNNNNNNNNNNNNNNNNNNNNNNNNNNNNNNNNNNNNNNNNNNNNcacaaccacacacacatacaaacacacacacccgcacgcacgcacacacaaccacacgcacacacagacatgttGTAAATGAGATTTGAACAGAATTGTTGAATAATGTGATCTCAGGTCTTCAGGACAAGAGTTTGCGCTTAAGATCATAGACAAGGCCAAATGCAGCGGCAAGGTAAGACATTTAACGTGAGGAGAAGAAAATGTAGAAAACTAGAAGTGTTTTGGCATCAGATCATGAACTCTGATCTCTGGTGATGGTTTAATATTCACAGGAGCACCTGATAGCCAATGAGGTGGCCATACTGCGGCGGGTTCGACACCCCAGCATCATCATGCTGATAGAAGAACTGGACACGCCCACTGAGCTCTATCTGGTCATGGAGCTGGTTAAGGTCGAGTTCACGCGGCGCTGCAGAGGCCGACACGCCAACCTAATACACACTTCAGATGTACACTCATGCAGTATGCTACTGACACTTTGGTTTGTTGTAGGGTGGTGATTTGTTTGATGCCATCACGTCGTCTACAAAATACACCGAGCGAGACGCCAGCGCCATGCTGTTCAACCTGACCGGAGCGCTCCGGTATCTGCACCGAATGAACATCGTCCATCGAGACATTAAACCTGAAAATCTGCTGGTATTCTTCTCTTTACACTTCCCTCAAGTCCTTTCCATTCTGCTgaattttgtgttcatggtgGTAGTGTGTTTGACAAATAACACCGTGAACACTCATGTAGTTTTACTGGGTCTGCAGGTGTGTGAATATCCAGACGGCACGAAGTCTCTGAAGTTGGGGGATTTTGGTTTGGCTACGATGGTGGAGGGACCGCTGCACACCGTCTGTGGGACACCAACATACGTGGCTCCTGAGATTATCGCAGAGACCGGGTAAATCTCGCactgtgtgttttattgaacaTGTCGCACTATCAAAGCATTTCATTTCCTGCAAACAGTTGAAGTTTTGTGTCGTGTGTTTCAGGTACGGGCTGAAGGTGGACATCTGGGCAGCGGGTGTGATCACATACATCCTGTTGTGTGGTTTTCCTCCGTTCCGCAGCGAGAGGAATCTGCAGGACGAGCTGTTTGAACAGATTCTGTTGGGAAAACTGGAGTTTCCTGCACCGTACTGGGACAACATCGGCGTCTCTGCTAAGgttcacaaaaaacacacatttgattCAAAACAGCTCCGCACGACAGACCCGCAGATGTGGTCATGTGATCTGTGGCAAGCAGCTGATTGGTTAATGTGTGTCGGGCAGGATTTGATCGGTAAGATGCTGCAGGTGAATGTTGGTGCTCGGTACACGGCTGATGAGGTGCTGTCACACCCGTGGGTGCAGGTGaggaaaaaaagaacaaacaacGACTATGTTTACATGCTCCCTCATAATGATGTTATAAAGAGATTTTGACTTGATATTTTGTTCGGTAATATTAAACTTGACCTCATGCAAACACAACCTGCGTCCCAAatggcatactgtgacagtacgtactgactGTGAATCAGTGTCTACCTACCGGCCGTCAAAACAGTGCCTTCTTCATAGTATGAgagggagtagtatgaatacatttgggacacactgcgtccgccatgttttatggtcatgtgacccgtatgctctttgacctttgacgtattaacaacaacctacacatgagagttgataaaaacatcatttagtcacgagaaattcatttattggcacttaaaTTAAAGTTAcaccttaaagttttccgctatactgtatttatttgatttacttttgaaatgtggccgttgctcagctcccgtgacatcatgggatagagaagtgtccatcccaTCCACACTCGACAATCACGGCGGAAGCAGAAGACCATcagggtatttctcgcctactgttttgtgcATCCTGAGGTTTGGGACATACTACTCATGACTCGTACTCGTTTTTGGACGCAGCcagtgtttctgtttaaataatGCCATTAAGCTCACAATCGTGATGTGGTGTGTGCCGATTTTAATTGCAATAAGAAGGCGCGTAAACTATGGAATGATTTTgatgactaaattaaaaaggaattgcaaactgcatttgcaaatgcgttttctatttattcctgtaaaaattgtgacataattcaaaagCAAAATGTCCGCCGAATATCAAAAGGataagcaaagtctatttgcaaatgaattacctctgtcttacgagttacgaccctgacatatttaaatcgcaatagcaattccccatatgccatttcacttcctctggtgtcgcgtattaagcctgccaaaactcaaatgaaatcgcaaatccctttgcatttgcgtttcctctgacttgtacagaaacctgtcaatcaatggcgggggatgggcttattcaacggggcaTTATTCAAATGCCGCACACCTCCAGCACAAATTCATAGTAAACATGACGTTCTGAAGTTTTAGCATCAACTCGCTGCTGGCAGTCTCTGCTCTTTACCTTCATCCAGAGACAGTGAGAACCCGATGTCAGCGAAGACAACCATTGCAAAGGCATTTTTATCTTATCTCTATATTTATCACGGCACTGAATAACTAAGAAATACATGGTTTGCACAGgttttgcatttaaatacattaaaggtgctgtgtgtcatttcaacaaatgaaacttcacaaatcacaactaataagctctctCTAGTCTTCATAAGCATTTACTGAGTAACTTTCAATCAAactaactgagtgcagctgtgacgcgtcagaggagatctggtcctcccggctgagtctggtttctccagaggttttttctccatttattcatcattggagtttgggttcctcgccacagggccgtgttggcttgctcaccgggagactgcatttattagatattaattattatttactagaatgatcttgcttgttctataaacaccatgcactgtgctgtgtttgactgtttctgtgtttttctgtttttctcccgtaaagctgctttggaacaatgcacattgtgaaaagcgctgtataaataaaataaaattgaattgaatttttttggaggatctatggacagaaatgcaatataatatacacaactatgtgttcagaggtgtataaagatcttacataatgattctatctacatacaccgcgagtccccttacatggaattcgccatgttgtttctacagaagccctaaagggataaactgctctacagaacgcgtttcgtaaatacgttatctccttcgccAAAGGAACAAAAACGTGATGAAATCTTGTCCTGCGTCatccaccgtagtgcttcgaaagggagggagaggggtggagtgaaccgtcagttgcagttcacaacctcaccactagatgccaccgctaaatttcatacactggacctttaaaggagtAGCCAGTAACACACTGGCTGTTAGTTTATcatttttgctgtgttttttaGAATAATGAAAGTTGCACGTAAACAGGAGTGAAGAGGTTTGCTGAcgtcatgtaaacatgttactgtGATTAAGTCCTGCTCTGATGATTGTGAATAATCACATTATTGGTGCACATGTAAACATAGTCGATGTTGACTTCTGAACATCTCGGTTAAATCAGTTTGAGTAGTAGacaaatgaacacacacacacacgagtgtAGATGTGAAGAGAATCACGGCGTGTATTTGCAGGATGATGCTGCGATGGACACCAGCACACCATGTGACACAGAAGATTGTGTGGAACCAGAaatcacacacaacaacacaacagaagagGCTGACGTGAGAACACCCACACactgaaatacacacacacacacaatcacattcACACCGTTCATCGTGCTTGTCCTCTCCTCTGTTACAGGTGGATCATCTCCATGGTAACGGTGAGAAGCTCAGAAACATCTCACATCTCCTAGTGACTGTATTACAGGGCCCCTAAAAATGTTTACAAGTCTCAGTGAAAAGAAAAttcatccatgtgtgtgtgtgtgtcagtagaCTGGTGAATCTCTCTGGATGTGCAGCAGATGAAAATCCCCTGACCAACGCAGCAAACCTCGAAACCAACACCAGACCAGACCTGAACCATCTCATACCTGCATCTTCAGTCACGAGTATAAAAGCCCACAGACTGAAGACAGTCACATCTGCACATCACAGTGAGCTGCTCTTGGCCTCTGGACCAGAAAACATCCATCCAGAAAACAGAACAATGCCCTAAAAACCATCTAGCAATTTGCCATAGCAACTCCATAGCgacaccctggcaaccatccACACAGAGGGTGGTCACCACAGAGattttcttcatttctttctctgtatgtctacagtatgttttcatgttctggtctgtgtttgagCGCCAGGGGCTTCAACTAAACCAGCGACCTCAAgtgctcgctcgctcactcctacatccctctctctctcctgtactGCCTTTCATCATGTGTCTCTGAATATAATGTTGATGTGTCATCATTAGAATCTCGTGACACACATCTCATGTCTCTCAGTGTGCGTGTGATGGAATCGTATGAGAACTGATGAGTTTTGAGTTTGCGTGTCATTGGACGTTTCTTCAGTTTGATTCATGTGACCAAATTTTAGGAGCCCGATGTGTCTGTTCCTTCAGTGAATTACTGTAGTGTGTTTATCCATGGAAtgcccccctctctctctctagaatTCATGTCATCTGATCTGAACAGTTCTCGTGTTGTGTTCGATTTTGTACGGTGACTGTTTGGTGCAGAAGCTCCTATTAATGATTCCAATGATggatttatttcatgttttgttttgtattgcaACAATACATCATGACTCACTGGATGATGCCAGAAACACAAGTGTGTGTCCGTGTGAGTTTTATCTTAACCGGAGATCACACAATGACTGCATCCACTTTCACTGGAATAATAACTTGTCTTCTATTTTATGATAGATGTAACTAAAGAAAAATCTCATTTGTTAAGTGCAAATTCAGTTTTAAGCTTCACTTTTTCCTTAGGAcaaataaatatgtacaagcGTAATATACAGAAGAAAGGCTAGAATAACCGTGCAGGCTGTAATATTGTGTGTGTTAGCTCAGAGGTCTGAGGACCATCGGGAGTGACCGGGGGTCCACAGAAAGGTCAAGAGAATAACtgggaaaaagtaaaaaatacgcctgaataaataataaagcgaAAGAAAATAAGTTTTTAGGTTAACTTTGATTCaaattcattatatttatatattaatatataaatggAATAgagtacatacatttttttaattaattaatataaatgaaaattacattgaaataaaatatataatttaataataatatataactaatatataacttttaaaaaagtataaataaaataatataactaAACAGAAATCATTTCATCTTTAAATATAGAAATCGGATGTTTTTAAGAGTTGTCTTGTATTAATTTTAGGACAGGGGTCCCTCAAACAGACTCACAAAATCTCAATCCTCTAGTGgaatattgctttaataaaacacaacaattaAGGACTAGAACGCAGAAATTTCAAGAAGTTCATACGGCATCATACAGATGGGAGTGTCAGTAAAAGTCAGTACGGCTACAGTACAACATGAGAAAATCTTCAGTCCCATCTCACAGCGGGATCTGAGCAGTAAACAGCGTTTACATCATCATGTGCTGAATCTGACGACGTCTCGCGACGTCTTCAGGTCTCAGGCAGAACCTGGATGTAGTTTTTGGGGACGAGGCCTCGTCTCCCGCCCAATTCTCCGAGAAACCATTCATCATCCATGTCTTCCAGATCACACAGCACGTCTCCTGCCTACACAAACACAACGTTTGACTTCAGAAGACTCACACATTTCATTTCATACTGAAATCTAAAATTACTTCAATACAATAATAGGACACACCTTCAGACAGAGTTCATCCTCACACTCGGGAGAGAAATCATAGAGAGTTctgcctctcttcctctctccacCTGCTAAGAAACACAAATATCACCTTTTTGATTTCATCGTCACCgttcagcgtatgacatcagaGTTTCAAATCagatgatgtcatacgctgatcgATCGAACACACACTTCAATCAGATGAAGCAGCTGATGATAAAGAGTGCAGAACGTGAACCTGAAGCTTCAGTTTCCACTTTAACGAAGTTGAGAGGGAAGATTCCTATTTGTCCATTCAGGCAGCCACGCCCCCACTCCTCATTTACATATTCCATTAGAGTGATGACATCACCCTCGCTGAAGGTGAGCTCACCCTCCTCTCCTGTGAATGTATATCCAGCCACACACctgcagagagagacagagagagagagagagagagacagagagagagggagagggagagagagagagagagagagagagagagagagagagagagagagagagagagagagagagagagagagagagagagagaggaagataGAAGGGAGGGAGAGGGGatagagagatgagagagagcagagtgagagagaggagagagagagagatgagagagagcagagagagagatgagagagagacagagtgagagagatgagagagagagagagagagagagacagaggagagagagagacagagagagagatgagagagcagatgagagagagagagagagatgagagagagagagagagtattaaGCTAACAAGTGTGCTAAAAAAAGCGACTACGTCCTTTGGCATGTTTGGAGTTGATGGATGAATAAGAAATCAAAATAACTGGCCATTCTGGCCAAAGTCGACTCCGCTTTGATTTTATCCCGAATCTAGATCTGACTCGCCCACTCGAACGCCGAAGCTAACCTTAACACTGACCAACCATTttcaatctgaatttgaatctgaatttctgcgttttgaatttttcTATATTAAATTTAAGCAAATTTTCAAATTCAGTAACTATATTGAATGTCAGATATTAATTTTAATACACTACTACAGATTTATCAAATTCAACTTCCAGATTGTCTTTGTCATATTTCTGCGGCTACCTACTGTATAGCAATTCATCACTTACTGCTTCCCTGAACTCTCCTCGCGTGAGTCACTTTGGATTAAAGAAGCGTCTGCTTAAATGACTCAATGAAATGGTAAAATGTTATATGACATACACTGactctgttgtgttctgcaccATGTATGACCACGAAGTCTCTCCACACATCTCACACACTGGCTATCTATCTTCACCTTTGACCAAGGTGTAGAGGGACGTTAAACCCTGTGACTTTTGAAAACAAGAGGGCACTACACCAGTACAGCACGACGCATCCACAATAGAGCCTCGCCCTTTACCTTCTACGAACAATCAAAACATCACAAGTTACGTGCGTGTAtgcgtgcgtgtatgtgtgtgtgtgtgtgcatgtttgtatatcccggtggggacctaaacctgaatacacaccaacacatggggactcgtgtcactgtggggaccaaaattgaggtcctcatgggcacaaaagctaataaattgtacagaacaatattttttacaaatctaaaaatgcaaaaagtgttctatgatctttaggtttagggatagggttagggataggggatagaatatacagtttgtacagtataaaaacattacgcctatggactgtccccacggagatagtaaaccagacatgtgtgtgtgtgtgtgtgtgtgtgtgtgtgtgcgtgcgtgcgtgcgtgcgcgtgtgtgtgcgtgtgcgtgtgcgtgtgcgtgcgcgtgtgtgcccTGACCAGCGAACATGGTTCCTCCTGTGGTTGTCCAACATTCTCCAACTCCACACTTCCTTCAATTTTTCTCTggtatgcacacaaacacacacacaatcaaacaCTAAAATAAGTATGAAAGCATTGTTTGATCAGGCAGTGCTCAACCCTTTTGTTCTAGTAATAAACTCCCTTGgggaaaaaataattaattgacGCAGTGACGTTTTTGTATTTCCTCCTCATTtcactttaaacatttttatctttCACGTGATGTGATGTGAAGCGCAATGCTTTCATAGACTGATATTATCACGCTCCAGAAAGAAAAGTAAAGGTGAATGAAGCTGCGTGTGGAACAGAGACACGTTTAGAGAGACGAGGTGACTTCCTCACACACATTTGCTTCCATCACACAGAAAACACTGCTTTGCTCACAGAGTAACTCTTGTAAAGTGGATGTCCTGCTTTGGGTCTGGGTGGGAGGGGCGGACCTCTTTTTGGCACCCTACCGGCCGGAAGCTGATTGGAGGAGGCGGGGCCTGGAGGCTTGGCCAGTTTGATCGAAGGAGGGCAGAGAGGGAGGAGTCTACCACCACTGGGTCTGAGAGACAGATAAAGACAGACGGGTTAAAAACAGCGACGTCATTTCAGTTGACAGCTGAGAGATCAGTGATCACCTGGGAGGCAGAGAAGGAACTGATGCACCCGTCACTTGAGAAACACCCGTCACACTCACAGACacctgaacaaacacacacacgttttaaaaacatacaataaaTCCTCCGGTTATAAAGAGAGATGTTTAATGGTACCTGTGAGGTGGACGACATGTTTCTGTGTAAAGGTGGAGGAGGTCGAGAGTGTCTGGGTACAGACGGATCTGAAATACACCCAGATAATCATCTACACATTATCTTCAAACATCACAGTACACTTTAAAGTGTTAATCCCCTGATGTGCAATGATGCGtcgtgcattctgacttctttacactgttaaacgtgctgtcttctcatgcttaacatggtcaacttgtcaaaaaaccagttgggcgtatgacgtagtatttctgtgctcgatacactcccccagcgatcggacaggtttcggaaagttttttcttagtcccttattggacaattctcccagaaaagcacgcggcagcaaggagagcaggagaaggagcatgcgcagacgtcactttcacttgtgtgcaggagagaagttcaggtgtttgttcactgcatttgggtgatgaatgttatataaacggtggatataacgctggatttggagatggtttgaaactgatatatggagccgtcccagcgctaaaagatgccggacatgaaccacatgcggtgagtgaaattgatgtctgtgttttgttggcaatgggtgcacacgtgctttagttcagcctacccctccccccgcatgcgccgtatgctttcggaaataatcctacagctgtatctatcttttataaatgtgatcaaactaaacactctttgaagatacgaagtatgcaacactactctataggtactcaagattaatataagATTGgtagaaaccgcgtgtgttacaGCCGCTTTAATAAcaatcaatatatatatatacacacttcTAATATACAAGATTCTAGAAGGtgtcatggtcttcttctgcagtgcgtatttggagtttccgcacgagagcgccctctggctttcagatgcagcagcattttcctgtacttcactcaaaagctgtgcataaatcacgtgatatttatcgtcggtttatcgtgacagccctaagttatagtatgagatgggtcaaatgacctgaaaatcccttttatcaaataaaatcattgcaccagatggaccttgacaaAGGTGTTTTTTCAAACATTCTCTTTGTTAAGctcggaagacctatcgtttcatacagtcatgtgaccaccatAATATTGAGATAatattttgctattgcgataacacgatatccaTAACACTGATACATCCCCAAAGCAGACTTATCACTCTGTGATCTTACCCTTATGACTTTAGGTTAAGTGTTCAAAATAAGAGAACTGAAGTgtgaacacaaacaaacgctTACAGAACCAGATTCTGTCATGATGAGCCCATGTGACTGTACAGTGGCCAATCACAGTTTGTTTGCTTTGCCATTGGACAGATATGTGGGTGTTTCTATAATTGGAGATACATTTTGCATTTCAAAAAGTCAAACGCTGtcagacacacacaaatctactggtattactatctttgtggggacattttggtACCCACAGCGTGATGAATACCAGTACACaaactcatacacacacacatacacgcacccAGAAACTCCCtctcttctccctctctctctctcacacacatctgTCAATCCTGTTACATTTCTACCttggtaacagggttgacagtaacagaagttcagaactgaccattttatgGCCAAAAACTCCACTAGCTATCATGAATGCTACGAGCACATTGTGTTAATGCAATCATGAATAAAAGATTGTAAATAACCTACAGTGGTTTGATCAATTCTGTTGTCCCCGTGAAAATAAGTTCACAGATTTGACATATTAGGCAACAAGAAATCATGATTTCCCTCTACATAAGACAGTTTTTacgaaaaatatattattaaagcaataagccccaagaagcagtgggttacagtgcattttataacagctaagggcgttgtggcacgacgcgaagcggagttattccatatgcttagcaaggtttcataaaataaagtaaatcaaatgatatttaggctatgtggtgcggtcagccgttatatattgaggtattttataacggcttagaactccactcagccaatcagaatcaaggaccagaactgaccgttttataaataaaaataatcaacaAGCCATACACAAAATGACTTCAGACGCCAAATGTATCAGCAGTTGTAGAATTACCCATATGTGAATAAAGAATTCTTGTGATGAAGTGcctcaaacaaaacatttaatggcGATAACCTTTGCCAAATCCAGTAGTTATTTTATCCCTAAAAGCATTTATTGTATCAAAGCAGAACCTTGTGAAGTGACCCAATCACACAACACATTTgaagccaaacacacacacacacacacacacacacacacacactcacggtTCATGATGTGGTTGTCGTTGGGGGTGACAGGTGTCTTCTCTGGAGGTGTTTGAGGATTCTTATGTTCAGATGATGACGGGAAGTCCTTCATGTGATGCTCATGAGTCCGGCTGTGAGGTTTGTTCAGGAGAGGTCTGGGTGCTGGTGCTGGAGCGCTGCAGGTTTGTTTTGAGGGGTTTGGTTTGACGCTAGGCTCTTCGGGCTCAAAGACATCACTTTCTAGTCTAGATGGTTTCGGAGGAAGCAGAGGTTTGGGTTTCTGAGTTCTTGGACGTGGTTGTGGTCTATTGAACGGTTCAGATGGCACAGCGGAGATGACAGAAGTCTCCTCTTCATTTTGTTGCCGGTCATCATCAACGTTTGCGTCTTCAGGACCGAACACCTCAAGCAGATCCTGCATGTATTTGCTGGAGAAATTGGAGGAGGCGTCGCTGAACCTGGCGAAGGCGCTCTCCGCCCCATCGTCCTTCAGACGCACGAGGGTCTGAACCTTCACCTCTCTCGTCATTGGCTGATCCAGCACCTCCTCGCTGATGGTTGCTTGTAAGGAGGCTCTGGAGCGGGGGCGGGGTCTGGGCCGCACGCTGGGCTCCTCCCTCATTGGTTCAGGTCTGAAATCAAGGGTACTCTGAGTGAACTCTCTGAAAGTGGGGGCGGAGTCTATGAGTGTGACGTCACCGGTCACATCATCAGAGTCGGTCTGAGCGTCACACTGCTCTGGTTTGCGCGGAACGTCTTGTGTTTGAGGCCTGGTCTCGGACCCATCCGAGTCGATGAACGGGTCCGCATGAGGCGATGTGGTGCGTTTGAGAGGCAGAGACGGGCGGGGGGGTTTCAGGGGTCTGCAAACTGAGGAGAAAAACGTCAACTTTATTTAGCAAGGTTCAGACTCATTTTAGTGTTGACCTCGTGTGTTCTTACCTGGCCGGGCAGCAGGGGATTGTGGGTCGGGGGAGTCGGTGTCCGTCTGCGTGGCGATGGTGGAGGTAGAGCGGCGAGAGGACGGAGGCGAGGAGGGGGAGGAGGATGAGGAGGTGGAGGGAAGATTCTGTTCACGTGTCTTTTCTTTGATCACCTGCTCATATGAGGGTGGAGGCAGCTGGAGGGACAGACCGTTATAGATTAATCCATCAAACCAAACCTTCCAAACTAAGCATTCGAGCAACCCACCTGCACTGATCCAGAGGCAGCAGACCAGGAGGGCGGGGCCGGGGGCGGGGCTGGAGGAAAGGCTCCGGAGGCTCCTGGGAACCAGGTGTTGGACGGCAGAGGTTCAGCAGAGAGGATGGTGATTTCTGGACGCCTGCAGTGGACAACAGCGTTCATAATACATCACTCGATCGGAGAAAAACAGTCTCACAACCGTCTCATGTTTCCACAGACCAGAGAGACGAATGATGACGTGACTCATTATATAAGCTTACATAAGTTAAGCCATTTAATTTGCTGTTTTCACAAGCTGCTTTTCATTTAACCATTGAAAAAACATTAACACACCTCAACACACGTCACGCGTGTTATTTATAAGCGATCTAATGgatattgtctagtttagtatTAGAGTTGTTGTTACTGCTGGTTTCTGGATCTACACCAGCAGGTTTAATGGGTCAGTGTGCAGACAACCCTGAAAACCATCAAAACTGcagaaataatacaaaataaatattctcatTTACCTTCAACcactaaaacacaaaatactttTACACAAACTGAGCAGCAGTGCTTGTGAAATACAGTGATCATCGTGATACTATATGACAAGacaagagagcgagagagacgaCATGAACTGACCTCCGGTCTCTGTGATGGTCGCTCTGAGAACTCGTTCTGGTTGACGCTGCACAATttccataaaaaaacacaaacacaaaaaccaaactgacacacaaacagctgacagaacaaaacaaaacagcaaatGAAACTTTACAGGACAAAACCCAGACGAGGTTCAACACAACTCACTTCTTTTGATGGCCGCTCGGATGGAGGACAGAGCCCCGGagctacagagagagagagagagagagagagagagagagagagagagagagagagagagagtgagagagagagagagagagagagagagagagagNNNNNNNNNNNNNNNNNNNNNNNNNNNNNNNNNNNNNNNNNN
Proteins encoded:
- the wu:fy63c09 gene encoding uncharacterized protein wu:fy63c09 isoform X2 — encoded protein: MAEARAEEEDERLREPGGARRSAAEHSDRNKPDQRLSSSGALSSIRAAIKRTSTRTSSQSDHHRDRRRPEITILSAEPLPSNTWFPGASGAFPPAPPPAPPSWSAASGSVQLPPPSYEQVIKEKTREQNLPSTSSSSSPSSPPSSRRSTSTIATQTDTDSPDPQSPAARPVCRPLKPPRPSLPLKRTTSPHADPFIDSDGSETRPQTQDVPRKPEQCDAQTDSDDVTGDVTLIDSAPTFREFTQSTLDFRPEPMREEPSVRPRPRPRSRASLQATISEEVLDQPMTREVKVQTLVRLKDDGAESAFARFSDASSNFSSKYMQDLLEVFGPEDANVDDDRQQNEEETSVISAVPSEPFNRPQPRPRTQKPKPLLPPKPSRLESDVFEPEEPSVKPNPSKQTCSAPAPAPRPLLNKPHSRTHEHHMKDFPSSSEHKNPQTPPEKTPVTPNDNHIMNHPSVPRHSRPPPPLHRNMSSTSQVSVSVTGVSQVTGASVPSLPPRPSGGRLLPLCPPSIKLAKPPGPASSNQLPAGRVPKRGPPLPPRPKAGHPLYKSYSRKIEGSVELENVGQPQEEPCSLVRAHTRTHTHTHTHTHAHARTHAHTHTHTHTHTCLVYYLRGDSP
- the wu:fy63c09 gene encoding uncharacterized protein wu:fy63c09 isoform X5, whose product is MAEARAEEEDERLREPGGARRSAAEHSDRNKPDQRLSSCLCVSLVFVFVFFYGNCAASTRTSSQSDHHRDRRRPEITILSAEPLPSNTWFPGASGAFPPAPPPAPPSWSAASGSVQLPPPSYEQVIKEKTREQNLPSTSSSSSPSSPPSSRRSTSTIATQTDTDSPDPQSPAARPVCRPLKPPRPSLPLKRTTSPHADPFIDSDGSETRPQTQDVPRKPEQCDAQTDSDDVTGDVTLIDSAPTFREFTQSTLDFRPEPMREEPSVRPRPRPRSRASLQATISEEVLDQPMTREVKVQTLVRLKDDGAESAFARFSDASSNFSSKYMQDLLEVFGPEDANVDDDRQQNEEETSVISAVPSEPFNRPQPRPRTQKPKPLLPPKPSRLESDVFEPEEPSVKPNPSKQTCSAPAPAPRPLLNKPHSRTHEHHMKDFPSSSEHKNPQTPPEKTPVTPNDNHIMNHPSVPRHSRPPPPLHRNMSSTSQVSVSVTGVSQVTGASVPSLPPRPSGGRLLPLCPPSIKLAKPPGPASSNQLPAGRVPKRGPPLPPRPKAGHPLYKSYSVSKAVFSV